From Oenanthe melanoleuca isolate GR-GAL-2019-014 chromosome 18, OMel1.0, whole genome shotgun sequence, a single genomic window includes:
- the PMP22 gene encoding peripheral myelin protein 22, with protein MLLLLLGIIVLHVTVLVLLFVSTIVSQWLVNGEHRADLWQNCTSGSSFHCLASSSNEWLQSVQAMMILSVIFSVLSLFLFFCQLFTLTKGGRFYITGVFQVLAGLCVMSGAAIFTVRHTDWHQASENTSYGFAYILAWLAFPLALASGIIYVILRKRE; from the exons atgctgctcttgctgctgggGATCATCGTGCTCCACGTCAccgtgctggtgctgctcttcGTCTCCACCATCGTTAGT CAATGGCTGGTGAACGGCGAGCACAGGGCAGACCTGTGGCAGAACTGCACCTCCGGATCCTCGTTCCACTGCCTGGCATCCTCCTCCAACG AATGGCTGCAGTCTGTCCAAGCCATGATGATCCTCTCCGTCATCTTCAGCGTCCTGTCGCTCTTCCTGTTCTTCTGCCAGCTCTTCACGCTCACCAAGGGCGGCAGGTTCTACATCACCGGAGTCttccaggtcctggcag ggctctgtgtgatGAGTGGCGCTGCCATCTTCACAGTGAGGCACACGGACTGGCACCAAGCCTCGGAAAACACCTCCTACGGCTTTGCCTACATCCTGGCGTGGCTGGCCTTCCCCCTGGCCCTGGCCAGCGGCATCATCTACGTCATCCTCCGGAAGCGCGAGTGA